A portion of the Calliphora vicina chromosome 5, idCalVici1.1, whole genome shotgun sequence genome contains these proteins:
- the LOC135961524 gene encoding homeobox protein 2, with the protein MILQALVEFDNNLGHQTFMAVRPSTNLIRKLSTKQIFLKRLEEEDISTDIDPSVEATEKPNNQNPNTSPRNAAAYHRQSKKDTKDSPKEKQATKNVKALKHFDEDDEDETHDTAILQSLTSKLFLTADGYEFQRLEQLRSDTASEIVPFDANFTNNDGATIKKPPPSSFADDTNLEVVFEKVKYKEDVRYFRHTPSTASLDNYFINQDQDHNLITNNSTFSNNSNGTNNNNNSNHTHNHNNNNNSNAINFNNPIFTNRGLETHHNYFNSQHQLNHLLPVNVSLGCKSDGNYHQFIIGQERDCFYKLTPVVKWDINGNSLDDDMDNFHCFSINSNNSPAKSSLRSSSTTLETWLEDE; encoded by the exons atgattttgcaagctcttgttgagtttgacaacaatcttggTCATCAAACCTTTATGGCTGTTAGACCATCAACCAAT CTCATACGTAAATTGTCCACCAAACAAATTTTCCTTAAACGTTTAGAAGAGGAAGACATTTCCACCGATATTGACCCATCGGTAGAAGCAACCGAAAAACCGAACAATCAAAATCCAAACACATCACCGCGAAATGCAGCAGCATATCATCGTCAAAGCAAAAAGGATACCAAAGACAGCCCTAAGGAAAAGCAGGCTACTAAAAATGTAAAAGCATTAAAGCACTTCGATGAAGATGACGAAGATGAAACACATGACACGGCCATTCTGCAAagtttaacttcaaaattatttctaaCAGCCGATGGTTATGAATTTCAGCGTTTGGAACAATTACGCAGCGATACCGCTTCCGAAATTGTACCATTTGATGCTAATTTCACCAATAACGACGGCGCTACCATTAAAAAGCCGCCACCTTCATCATTCGCCGATGACACAAATCTCGAGGTTGTTTTCGAAAAAGTCAAGTACAAAGAAGATGTGCGTTACTTCCGTCATACACCGTCCACAGCTAGTTTAGATAATTACTTTATTAATCAAGATCAAGATCATAATCTCATCACTAACAATTCCACCTTTTCCAATAACAGTAATGGaactaacaacaataacaacagcaatcATACTCATAatcacaataataacaacaacagcaatgcTATCAATTTTAATAATCCCATATTTACCAATAGAGGCCTTGAAACGCATCATAATTACTTTAATTCCCAACACCAACTCAATCATTTGCTTCCAGTTAATGTTAGTTTAGGTTGTAAATCCGATGGCAACTATCATCAGTTCATAATTGGCCAGGAGAGGGATTGCTTTTATAAATTAACGCCTGTTGTTAAATGGGACATAAATGGAAATTCATTGGACGATGATATGGATAATTTTCATTGCTTCagtataaattcaaataattctCCAGCTAAATCAAGTTTACGCTCAAGTTCTACCACTTTGGAGACATGGCTGGAAGATGAGTAG